In Dyadobacter sp. CECT 9275, the following proteins share a genomic window:
- a CDS encoding AMP nucleosidase — MTTKEQIVENWLPRYTGTAVEDFGNYILLTNFVNYVDMFAEKFKVKVKGRDRAMQTATANDITIINFGMGSPMAATVMDLLSAISPKAVLFLGKCGGLKKTQVGDLILPIAAIRGEGTSDDYMPAEIPALPSFRLQSTVSASIAKHKLDYWTGTVYTTNRRIWEHDAAFKQYLQDIRAMAIDMETATIFIVGFANSIPHGALLLVSDNPLVPEGVKTEESDRKVTANYVQAHLDIGIEALSELACSGESVKHLRFEN, encoded by the coding sequence ATGACTACCAAAGAGCAAATTGTTGAAAATTGGTTACCCCGGTATACCGGTACGGCTGTGGAGGATTTTGGGAATTATATCCTGCTCACCAACTTCGTGAATTATGTGGATATGTTTGCCGAAAAATTTAAGGTAAAAGTGAAAGGGCGCGACAGGGCCATGCAGACCGCAACGGCCAACGATATCACAATCATCAATTTCGGAATGGGCAGCCCTATGGCCGCAACGGTGATGGACCTGTTGTCTGCGATCAGCCCCAAGGCAGTACTTTTTCTGGGTAAATGCGGAGGCCTGAAAAAGACACAGGTAGGAGATCTGATCCTCCCTATTGCTGCCATCCGTGGGGAAGGTACCAGTGATGATTATATGCCTGCCGAGATACCTGCGCTGCCATCATTCCGGCTGCAGAGTACTGTTTCGGCCAGTATTGCCAAACACAAGCTGGATTACTGGACAGGCACAGTTTACACCACCAACCGGCGCATCTGGGAACATGATGCGGCATTTAAGCAATATCTTCAGGATATCAGGGCCATGGCGATTGATATGGAAACCGCCACTATTTTTATTGTGGGTTTTGCCAATTCCATTCCGCACGGCGCACTTTTGCTGGTTTCCGATAACCCGCTGGTACCCGAAGGCGTGAAAACCGAAGAGAGCGACAGGAAGGTTACAGCAAATTATGTCCAGGCGCATCTGGATATTGGTATTGAAGCACTGAGTGAGCTCGCCTGTTCAGGAGAATCCGTGAAACATTTGCGGTTCGAAAATTAA
- a CDS encoding DUF1801 domain-containing protein, translated as MAQNKTTETPESVTDFLSSITDEAKRNDSFRLMEIMKSATGYEASMWGTAIVGFGRYHYKYATGHEGDAPLVGFSPRKDAMSLYLASDFPGKEELLEKLGKHKAGKGCIYIKKLTDIDLNILNQMITASANQMKQLYPN; from the coding sequence ATGGCACAAAATAAAACAACCGAAACACCTGAAAGTGTTACCGATTTTCTCAGTTCAATAACGGATGAGGCAAAACGAAATGACAGTTTCAGGCTCATGGAAATCATGAAATCGGCTACCGGCTATGAAGCCAGTATGTGGGGAACCGCTATTGTAGGATTTGGGAGATACCACTATAAATATGCAACCGGACATGAAGGTGACGCCCCTTTGGTGGGCTTTTCTCCCAGAAAAGATGCCATGAGCCTATACCTTGCCTCCGACTTTCCCGGCAAAGAAGAGCTCCTGGAAAAATTGGGGAAACACAAGGCAGGAAAGGGCTGTATTTATATCAAGAAACTGACCGACATTGACTTGAATATACTGAACCAGATGATAACTGCTTCGGCAAATCAGATGAAGCAGCTTTACCCCAACTAG
- a CDS encoding glycoside hydrolase family 140 protein: MKKFLLIGWILLSTAISAFSQTTLTGLHVEKGKRFISQSNGQPFFWLADTAWELFHRLTFEEAQNYLKIRAGQGYNVIQAVAIAEFDGLNQANRNGDKPLFNNDPVKPNEKYFKHLDKVIAEAGKLGLYIGLLPAWGDKFNRKWGGGPEIFTPENALIYTEFLAKRYKGKNVIWILGGDRNPETEKHIAIVHAMAQGIRNISGESQLITYHPQGLSYSSRFFHEAPWLNMNMFQSGHDQRDRKNYLMLRNDYDKSPVKPTLDAEPRYEDHPVNWKSELGYFNDFDVRQAAYWSVLSGACGHTYGCHDIWQMYDPDLNPPIAFARTAWKTAVHLPGASQMGFMKKLMESHPWQELQPDTSLILNDNPENAGFQIAALSAARDFMMAYSPYGRTLKIDLSKFKAQDLIAYWFNPRDGSSIKIGSFKNQGAEEFKPYAQGPGTDWVLVIDDTTQSWAGFGLKKQREK; encoded by the coding sequence ATGAAAAAATTTCTGCTCATCGGCTGGATATTACTTTCAACCGCTATCTCGGCGTTTTCCCAGACTACCCTCACCGGGTTACATGTTGAAAAGGGTAAAAGATTTATTTCTCAGTCAAACGGACAGCCTTTTTTCTGGCTGGCGGATACTGCCTGGGAATTATTTCACAGGCTGACTTTTGAGGAAGCGCAAAATTATTTAAAAATCAGGGCAGGACAGGGATACAATGTGATACAGGCAGTTGCCATTGCGGAATTTGACGGATTAAACCAGGCCAACCGCAACGGAGATAAGCCTTTATTCAATAACGACCCTGTTAAACCCAACGAAAAGTACTTCAAACATTTGGATAAAGTAATTGCCGAAGCTGGAAAACTCGGACTTTACATTGGCCTGCTGCCGGCCTGGGGCGACAAATTTAATCGAAAATGGGGAGGCGGACCGGAAATTTTCACACCTGAAAATGCTTTGATTTACACCGAATTTCTAGCTAAACGTTACAAGGGCAAAAATGTGATCTGGATACTGGGCGGTGACAGAAATCCGGAAACAGAAAAGCATATCGCGATCGTCCATGCCATGGCGCAGGGGATCCGAAACATATCAGGCGAAAGCCAGCTGATAACCTATCACCCGCAGGGACTCAGTTATTCTTCCAGGTTTTTCCATGAAGCGCCCTGGCTGAATATGAACATGTTCCAGTCGGGGCATGACCAGCGAGACCGGAAAAATTACCTGATGCTCCGAAATGACTATGACAAGTCACCGGTGAAACCTACCCTGGATGCGGAGCCGCGATACGAAGATCATCCGGTGAACTGGAAATCGGAACTCGGTTACTTTAACGATTTCGACGTACGCCAGGCTGCTTACTGGTCGGTACTATCCGGTGCCTGCGGACATACCTATGGCTGCCATGATATCTGGCAAATGTATGACCCCGACCTTAACCCGCCCATTGCCTTTGCCCGCACCGCCTGGAAAACCGCTGTTCATTTGCCGGGCGCTTCTCAGATGGGCTTTATGAAGAAATTAATGGAATCACATCCCTGGCAGGAACTACAACCCGATACATCATTGATACTGAACGACAACCCGGAAAATGCCGGTTTTCAGATAGCGGCTTTGTCCGCCGCCCGGGATTTTATGATGGCATACAGTCCTTACGGCAGAACCTTAAAAATTGACCTGTCGAAATTTAAAGCACAGGACCTTATAGCCTACTGGTTTAACCCCCGTGATGGCTCCTCTATTAAAATAGGCTCTTTCAAAAACCAGGGAGCCGAGGAATTTAAGCCGTATGCGCAGGGGCCGGGAACAGACTGGGTCCTCGTAATTGATGACACCACCCAAAGCTGGGCGGGTTTTGGACTAAAAAAACAAAGGGAAAAATAA
- a CDS encoding globin domain-containing protein, producing METETLYERIGGDSAVRKLTDRFYDLVFEHELIARLFKTDKETIREKQRLFLTQFLGGPQLYSEIHGHPMMRARHMPHPITEDDAVAWLQCMAQAVGSLDLDPELKDELFNRFPRTAFFMVNCETDV from the coding sequence ATGGAAACAGAAACTTTATATGAGCGTATTGGCGGAGATTCGGCCGTACGGAAACTGACAGATCGTTTTTATGATCTTGTTTTTGAACATGAGCTGATTGCACGCCTTTTTAAAACTGATAAAGAAACTATACGGGAAAAGCAGCGTTTATTTCTGACCCAATTTCTGGGTGGTCCTCAGTTATACTCCGAAATCCATGGACATCCCATGATGCGTGCCAGGCATATGCCACATCCGATCACCGAAGATGATGCCGTGGCCTGGCTTCAGTGTATGGCGCAGGCCGTGGGCTCGCTGGATCTGGATCCGGAACTGAAGGACGAGCTATTCAACAGGTTTCCCAGGACGGCGTTTTTCATGGTTAACTGCGAAACCGACGTCTAG
- a CDS encoding CCA tRNA nucleotidyltransferase, giving the protein MNFKEQLIHYPILSTVVNAAEELGAEVYIIGGFVRDLILKRPSKDIDIVSVGSGIALAEQVAGQLGPDVQVSIFKNFGTAQIRQGDLEIEFVGARKESYRPDSRKPAVEDGTLQEDQNRRDFTINALGISLNKHSFGDLADPFNGLKDIRKRILRTPLEPGITFSDDPLRMMRAIRFASQLNFDIEPDTFDAIMAMKDRISIVSMERVSDELNKIILSQTPSYGFKLLYQSGLLAIIFPELVELQGVENIDGRGHKDNFYHTLQVLDNVSQHTDDLWLRWAAILHDIAKPATKKFDKKVGWSFHNHEEVGARMVPVIFRRMKQPLNEKMRFVKKLVRLHLRPIVLSKEDITDSAMRRLLVEAGEDIEDLMKLCRADITSKNPEKVKRYIHNFNIVEQKLKDLEERDKLRNFQPVITGEMIMETFGLKPTREVGIIKELVREAILEGIIPNELDAAHAFMVKEGQKMGLLVQ; this is encoded by the coding sequence ATGAATTTTAAAGAACAGCTGATCCACTATCCAATTCTTTCAACGGTTGTAAATGCTGCCGAAGAACTGGGAGCGGAGGTATACATCATTGGCGGGTTTGTAAGAGATCTTATTCTGAAAAGACCAAGTAAGGATATAGATATAGTGTCTGTAGGCAGTGGTATCGCATTGGCAGAGCAGGTGGCTGGCCAGCTTGGACCAGACGTGCAGGTAAGTATTTTTAAGAACTTTGGTACCGCGCAAATCCGTCAGGGTGACCTGGAAATAGAGTTTGTGGGTGCACGGAAAGAATCCTACCGGCCTGATTCCCGTAAACCTGCCGTGGAAGACGGAACGCTTCAGGAGGATCAGAATCGCCGTGATTTTACCATCAATGCACTGGGCATTAGCCTTAATAAACATAGTTTTGGAGACCTTGCAGATCCTTTCAATGGCCTGAAGGATATCAGAAAACGGATTCTGAGAACGCCTTTGGAACCAGGTATTACCTTTTCCGACGATCCGTTGCGTATGATGCGGGCCATACGTTTTGCCTCCCAGCTTAACTTTGATATTGAGCCGGATACCTTTGATGCCATTATGGCTATGAAAGATCGCATTTCAATCGTATCCATGGAACGTGTTTCGGATGAGCTCAATAAGATTATTTTGTCCCAGACGCCCTCTTACGGTTTTAAGTTGCTGTATCAGTCCGGCTTGCTGGCTATTATTTTTCCTGAACTGGTAGAACTCCAGGGGGTGGAAAATATTGACGGGAGAGGGCATAAAGATAATTTTTATCATACCCTTCAGGTACTGGACAATGTTTCCCAGCACACGGATGACCTCTGGCTTCGATGGGCAGCCATCCTGCATGATATCGCTAAGCCAGCGACAAAGAAATTCGACAAAAAAGTAGGCTGGTCGTTTCATAATCATGAGGAGGTGGGTGCACGGATGGTACCCGTCATTTTCAGGCGGATGAAACAACCTCTGAACGAAAAAATGCGGTTTGTCAAGAAGCTCGTCAGGTTACATCTGCGTCCTATTGTGCTTTCAAAGGAAGATATTACAGATTCGGCGATGCGAAGGCTGCTGGTGGAAGCCGGAGAAGATATTGAAGACCTGATGAAACTTTGCCGGGCAGACATTACCTCTAAAAATCCCGAAAAGGTAAAACGTTACATTCACAACTTTAATATCGTTGAGCAGAAGCTGAAAGATCTGGAAGAGCGTGACAAATTGCGAAATTTCCAGCCGGTAATCACAGGCGAAATGATCATGGAAACCTTCGGATTAAAACCGACACGGGAGGTAGGGATCATAAAGGAACTGGTGCGTGAGGCCATTCTGGAAGGTATTATTCCTAACGAACTGGATGCGGCACACGCATTTATGGTTAAAGAAGGACAGAAGATGGGACTACTTGTACAGTAA
- a CDS encoding DUF2851 family protein yields MNEDILSFVWRFQYFEKTSLHTDHGQLLSVRQTGLKNADAGPDFSGARIEIGGIEWAGDVEIHVNASDWNRHEHSADQAYESVILHVVWNNDVPIVRKDGTLLPTLTLNGIVRLSILHRYAQLQNAPWDIACGNQFPDADSILKFSMLDRVLLERLEKKALNVISLLEANQNDWEETTFQWIGQHFGFKLNDPAFLRLCRITPWKILRKQKDSFRIEALLFGNAGLIPDNGGDEYVTGIQREYDFQVKKYRMENQKMNSNEWKFLRLRPSGFPTIRISQFAYLLSRTEHLFSTLISARNLKDLHAILSLRQSAYWTTHFNFEKTANKKVPFMGNEAKNLLVINAVIPLLVAHARTRQEPQLLETAMAWLTEIPAENNRITRLWQTLDMKVNTAADSQGLIEWYNHYCSSHNCLDCIVGSKLIKTD; encoded by the coding sequence ATGAATGAAGATATTCTGAGCTTCGTGTGGCGGTTTCAATATTTTGAAAAAACCTCTCTGCATACCGACCACGGCCAACTTCTTTCTGTGAGGCAAACGGGTCTTAAAAACGCCGATGCCGGTCCGGATTTTTCAGGAGCCAGAATTGAGATCGGAGGAATTGAATGGGCCGGAGATGTGGAAATACACGTTAACGCCTCCGACTGGAACCGGCATGAACATTCCGCAGACCAGGCTTATGAAAGTGTGATCCTGCATGTGGTGTGGAACAACGACGTCCCTATTGTCAGAAAAGACGGTACCCTTTTGCCTACACTCACCCTTAACGGCATCGTCAGGCTTTCTATCCTGCACAGATATGCACAGCTGCAGAACGCCCCCTGGGATATTGCCTGCGGAAATCAATTCCCGGATGCGGATAGTATACTCAAGTTCTCCATGCTCGATAGAGTTTTGCTGGAGCGGCTGGAAAAGAAAGCCTTAAACGTGATCTCATTACTGGAAGCTAATCAGAACGACTGGGAGGAAACCACTTTTCAGTGGATAGGTCAGCATTTTGGTTTTAAATTAAATGATCCGGCTTTTTTACGGTTATGCCGCATCACTCCATGGAAAATTCTACGCAAACAGAAAGACAGTTTCCGCATTGAAGCCTTACTTTTCGGAAACGCTGGCCTTATTCCTGACAACGGAGGCGACGAATATGTTACCGGTATCCAACGAGAATATGACTTTCAGGTAAAAAAGTATCGGATGGAAAACCAAAAAATGAACAGCAACGAATGGAAATTTCTCAGGCTCCGGCCGTCCGGTTTTCCAACAATCCGAATATCTCAGTTTGCATATCTATTAAGCCGTACGGAGCATTTGTTTTCCACGCTTATTTCGGCCCGGAACCTGAAAGACCTGCATGCCATTTTAAGTTTAAGGCAGTCTGCCTACTGGACCACGCACTTTAATTTTGAGAAAACAGCAAACAAAAAAGTACCTTTCATGGGTAACGAAGCAAAAAATCTGTTAGTGATCAATGCCGTCATACCGCTGCTGGTAGCCCATGCCAGGACCCGACAGGAGCCGCAGTTACTGGAAACAGCAATGGCCTGGCTCACAGAGATACCCGCAGAAAACAACCGTATCACCAGGTTGTGGCAAACACTGGATATGAAGGTGAATACTGCCGCCGACTCTCAGGGGCTCATAGAATGGTATAATCATTACTGCTCCTCCCACAACTGTCTTGATTGCATCGTGGGGTCAAAGCTGATTAAAACAGACTAG
- the mtgA gene encoding monofunctional biosynthetic peptidoglycan transglycosylase has protein sequence MLQRLFFIGLRLLIYFLVLSFVWVVILKFVPVWVTPYMISRKMEAITNDEDSELHHDWEPYENISKEVALAVVASEDQNFPHHWGFDFGEIYDAMTEKRKRARGASTISQQVAKNVFLWHGRSYIRKGLEVYFTILIELIWDKERILEVYLNVAEMGKMTFGVEAASLRYYKKSAKNLTRYEAARIAAVLPNPIRFSIKNPSAYVNKRTGQIVRQMRYLGGQKYIADL, from the coding sequence ATGCTTCAACGTTTATTTTTTATTGGTTTAAGATTGCTGATTTACTTTCTGGTGCTTTCCTTCGTTTGGGTGGTGATACTGAAATTTGTACCTGTGTGGGTAACACCTTATATGATTTCCAGAAAAATGGAGGCCATTACGAATGATGAAGATTCAGAGTTACATCATGACTGGGAGCCCTACGAAAATATATCCAAAGAGGTGGCACTAGCGGTGGTGGCTTCTGAAGATCAGAATTTTCCTCACCATTGGGGATTTGATTTCGGGGAGATTTATGATGCCATGACCGAAAAGCGCAAGCGGGCGAGAGGCGCAAGTACCATATCACAGCAGGTAGCAAAAAATGTTTTCCTGTGGCATGGGCGCAGTTATATCCGCAAAGGGCTCGAGGTTTATTTCACTATACTTATCGAGCTGATCTGGGACAAAGAGCGTATCCTGGAGGTATACCTGAATGTTGCTGAAATGGGGAAGATGACCTTCGGGGTGGAAGCGGCGTCGCTCAGATATTACAAAAAATCTGCGAAGAACCTGACCAGGTATGAAGCGGCGCGGATAGCTGCTGTTTTACCGAATCCTATTCGTTTTTCGATTAAGAATCCTTCTGCGTATGTCAACAAACGTACAGGGCAGATCGTGCGGCAGATGCGTTATCTGGGGGGGCAGAAGTATATAGCGGATTTGTAG
- a CDS encoding endonuclease/exonuclease/phosphatase family protein produces the protein MKKITILLFLLITVYSTFAQKTSPIIIASYNLRLNTDSDGINAWPNRKENVKALIRFHEFEIFGVQEGFRDQLNDLSELSDFAFIGKGRDDGKEAGEHSAIFYKKDRFKLLQSGDFWLSETPEKPGKGWDATCCNRICSWGKFKDITTKKEFYLFNVHFDHRGVEARRQSGNLMVKKIKEIAGNSTVILTGDFNSTPETEQIKTIQTLLNDSYQVTKVAPYGPEGTFNSFKFDAPMDKRIDYIFVSKNVEVLKYGVLTDAKEKRYPSDHQPVMIKAIIR, from the coding sequence ATGAAAAAAATTACCATTTTATTATTCCTGCTAATTACTGTTTACAGCACTTTTGCTCAAAAAACTTCCCCGATTATTATTGCTTCCTACAACCTTAGGCTCAACACCGACAGCGATGGAATAAATGCCTGGCCAAACCGCAAAGAAAATGTGAAGGCGCTCATACGCTTTCACGAGTTCGAGATATTCGGAGTGCAGGAGGGGTTTCGAGACCAACTCAATGATCTGTCGGAACTATCTGACTTCGCTTTCATAGGAAAAGGCCGTGATGATGGAAAGGAAGCGGGAGAGCATTCGGCTATCTTTTATAAAAAGGATAGGTTTAAACTTTTACAGTCCGGTGATTTCTGGTTGAGCGAAACTCCCGAAAAACCGGGGAAGGGCTGGGATGCTACCTGCTGCAACCGTATATGCTCCTGGGGAAAATTCAAAGACATTACCACAAAAAAGGAGTTCTACCTGTTTAACGTCCATTTTGACCACCGGGGGGTGGAGGCACGCCGTCAGTCGGGGAATTTAATGGTGAAAAAAATCAAAGAAATAGCGGGAAATTCCACTGTCATACTGACAGGAGATTTTAATTCCACGCCGGAAACCGAGCAGATCAAAACAATACAAACGCTGCTTAATGACTCGTATCAAGTAACAAAAGTTGCTCCTTACGGGCCGGAAGGTACTTTCAACAGCTTCAAATTTGACGCGCCCATGGACAAAAGAATCGACTATATTTTTGTCAGCAAAAATGTGGAAGTCCTTAAGTATGGAGTACTCACTGACGCAAAAGAAAAAAGATACCCTTCTGACCACCAACCGGTCATGATCAAAGCAATCATCAGGTAA
- a CDS encoding RagB/SusD family nutrient uptake outer membrane protein, translating to MKFNLKYTLALAVSLLTITGCGENWVDTKPNGAATTAFFWKSEEDVKRGLAAIYRQMDNENTWGRNLFWMQDASDDIVPGRVRAESDNIKNFNITGREGGMANGWNDVYWMMNKANQAIEGLPTATVSDALKNRALGEAYFIRAFSHFWIAYLWGHKNQGVPFDGPENPEYGKRIPPQLPSVTDNYAQIIKDLEKAAELLPLFSTYGSADQGRAHKVAAWGYMVKTYAYWAQYDPSKWALIPALADKIKNEGGRALITGKGSARENYQAVFKIENNWSSEYIWSVTSGVQGGSIFPGVTLENKGWGIFNGWGYFQPTEELYQEYEATDPRREVTILKFGDKFTYFGKERAYYSTNSLSGFQNRKYMEPYSYGTNEVASTNTMINQNGDGPSTRLNLPLMRYAEILLFKAEALIQQGKSAEALAPLNEIRARVGLAPLTSATMADLKHERRVELACEWTDRLADLKRWGDFDKINAPLHGRIHTNKTDPASPYEIKVIWPARTFDPAKHIAWPINPDEVSRSNGAYKQTPGW from the coding sequence ATGAAATTCAATCTAAAATATACATTGGCGCTGGCAGTATCCCTGCTCACGATTACAGGATGCGGAGAAAACTGGGTGGATACCAAACCCAACGGAGCCGCTACCACCGCCTTTTTCTGGAAAAGCGAAGAGGACGTAAAAAGAGGCCTTGCGGCGATATACCGGCAAATGGACAATGAAAATACCTGGGGAAGAAATCTTTTCTGGATGCAGGATGCCAGTGACGACATAGTACCGGGCCGTGTGAGAGCAGAGAGTGACAACATCAAAAACTTCAATATCACCGGACGTGAGGGAGGAATGGCAAATGGCTGGAACGATGTATACTGGATGATGAACAAGGCTAACCAGGCTATTGAAGGCCTTCCAACCGCAACTGTTTCTGACGCACTGAAAAACCGGGCTTTGGGAGAGGCTTATTTTATCCGCGCATTTTCTCACTTCTGGATCGCTTATTTATGGGGACACAAAAATCAGGGTGTTCCGTTTGACGGGCCGGAAAATCCGGAATACGGTAAGAGGATACCGCCACAACTTCCTTCGGTAACGGATAACTATGCGCAGATCATCAAGGACCTTGAAAAAGCTGCTGAACTGTTACCGCTGTTCTCCACCTACGGATCGGCAGACCAGGGAAGAGCGCACAAAGTTGCGGCTTGGGGATATATGGTAAAAACCTATGCCTACTGGGCACAGTATGACCCATCCAAATGGGCTTTGATACCTGCTCTGGCTGACAAAATCAAAAATGAAGGCGGAAGAGCCTTGATTACAGGGAAAGGAAGTGCCCGGGAAAACTATCAGGCTGTATTTAAAATCGAAAACAACTGGAGTTCTGAGTACATCTGGTCAGTAACGTCAGGCGTCCAGGGCGGTTCTATTTTCCCCGGTGTCACACTTGAAAACAAGGGATGGGGTATTTTTAACGGCTGGGGTTATTTCCAGCCCACGGAAGAATTGTACCAGGAATACGAAGCCACCGACCCCAGAAGAGAGGTTACGATCCTGAAATTTGGCGACAAGTTTACCTACTTCGGAAAGGAACGTGCTTATTATTCAACCAACAGCTTGTCTGGTTTTCAGAACCGCAAATATATGGAGCCCTACTCCTACGGAACCAACGAAGTGGCCAGCACCAATACCATGATCAATCAGAATGGCGACGGCCCGTCAACCCGGTTAAACCTGCCCCTGATGCGTTATGCGGAAATCCTTTTATTTAAGGCAGAAGCACTGATTCAGCAAGGAAAAAGCGCTGAAGCACTGGCTCCGTTAAACGAGATCAGGGCGAGGGTGGGTCTTGCGCCTCTGACAAGCGCTACCATGGCTGACCTTAAGCATGAAAGACGTGTTGAACTGGCCTGCGAATGGACAGACCGCCTGGCAGACCTTAAGCGCTGGGGCGACTTTGATAAGATCAACGCACCGCTCCATGGAAGAATCCATACCAACAAAACGGACCCGGCTTCACCTTACGAAATCAAAGTAATATGGCCTGCCCGTACTTTTGATCCCGCCAAACACATTGCCTGGCCGATCAATCCTGATGAAGTTTCCAGAAGTAACGGTGCTTACAAACAAACACCGGGCTGGTAA